ACAGCATGTGCtactgctaatgctagctggtcctgtttgtttgtgtgcagaCTTTGAGGAGCAGCTGTATGATAACAGGGTAACTGGACAGACATTCCGGCACCCCTCCTCTCAGAGCTCAGACGACACCTCCACCACACTCTGCCTGTCGCCTTCTTCGCTCAACAACAAGAAGCCTGAGTTTGTCTTCCTGGTAATTACTGACTCTCCTTTATTGCACTTTTAAAGCTGTATGTTTGACCAGAAAACCTGATCTTAAGAAAACCTTGTAACTCAAATTTTCCTgtgttatttattcatatttatatatttatttattcaatcaGTTTCATCATCTCCTAACATCATTTGAAAATGTCAGCTGTGCTTCCATTGCGTTAACCTTTAGTGATGAATGGAGCGTGAGAAATGTTGTAAAATGACCTCTGGAAATCTGGATtatgtttttaaaagtttttaattTTCCTATAATTTTCCCCATGTTTTGATTCTTTAACATGTTGATTATTTGTGTAATGATGTAGATGATGTAACTACTCCAAAATGGACTCTAAAATAAAGGTAATACATGGTTTCTATGGTTGCTATAAACCTTAAAACAATATTTTCAGATTTGTAAGCTTTGAGAACCATTGATTGCAAGGTTCTTTCTGgaaaaaaaggttattttaagaaatattaCTACAAAGGACCTTTCTGATAACCTTTGATGCCAATAATGGCACATAAGAAAACAACAAAAGGATTTCTTCTGGAaccacaaatggttcttctaagTCAGGGGTGTTTAATTAAAATTCAATAAGGCCAAGTTAGAGAACATGTCCTCAAGCAAAGGCCCGGAACATAAAAATGTCTTATTAGCATTATGATTCAGTGCCATATCCTGTGTACTGAAGTAGCCTAGTAGTTACATCAGCTTTCTTACAAAGTGAATAACTGATAGTCTAATCAAATAAAGCATAATTACAGTTCAGGATATTTCAGCAATATTTGTCATCAGTTTTCACTATGAACTGGATGAATCATAAATAACCAACACCTAAATAATAGTTTTTTTCTCATCAAGTAAAATTTTAAAGTAAAACAGAATGCTTTTGAAAAAAAACCTGCATCCTAAAATAAAGAGCTTATTAACTCTTCTCGTAGCCACGCTTGACATTACTGCTTTTAATAATCGCAGTGGTCTCGAAACATACTGGCGTAGAGCTGCCTTTGGGAAGAATAAACATGTACTATCTGTCTATTCTTGATTAAAAACCCAATTTTCGCTCCACTGTTAGAGCAAGCCGTGTGAATTAATATTTCCTCTGACTCGCTTTCCTTTCCGACCGCTGTCTCTCATCTCGTTCACGTCAGCCGCAGCGCTCATCATAATGCACAGACCTGATTGGCTAAGTAATGTTTACAAAGTAATGTTAATGTAAGGTCTGCTTATTGGTGTCCTCTGTTCTACGGCATCGctgcaaagaaccttttggtAACTTCCACTTCTTCTATGCCATGACTGTAAATAACTTTATTTTTGAGTGTGTACATGGTTCAACCTCTAATGATCCCTCCATGTTTATGATTTGCTTAAAAAGTTTTAATGAAGAatttgttatatataaatatatatgtataattattattatatattatgaattaattatatatatacaaacaaatTATGTCAGACATTATGgagaaaataacaaataaatcaaatatgttatatataagttttgaaaaaaaaaacctagaaATTAAGATTTAATTGACACCTTCAAACTTGCATTTTAAAGAATTATGAATAAACCCTAAACGCTAAACTGCATTTTCCTGTCTCTTGCTCCAGCCTGCCAGTAAGCAGGTGTGTGAGGATGAGGGCACATCAGTAGGGATCCGGGCTCAGGACCCAGCTGCCTGTGGCTCAGATCGCGCTCTCCTGGGCTGGAACTCTTCGGTCGGGCCTCCTGTAGCTGAGAAACCTCGCTGGCACCTCACTGGTCGACACACTCCTGCACATCTTGTCCCCATCGATATTACAGGTGACACCACTGCACACACCCTGCTTCTGCTCTCCACTGTTCATTACTtaatcaatataaaaaaatcagcATTGATAGTGCATTGCTGATGCCAGTGCCTGTACCATTCTGAACGGGAAGGATCAATACAGTGAAGTATTGTAATATTTGAACTCTGAGTGTAAGGCAATAGGATACACATTAATAATATCTGACTAAAGCTGtcatattgttgttgttgctggtACTATTTCACTGTAATGTCCTAGAATCTCTACAGGGCCAGAAATTTGCCTTTAGTTACACTACATCCTTATGGTTTAGATAACTAGAGTGGTTATTTAAGAGATCTTATTAAACTTTACAGTCTTTCCAGCTTTCCAACTCTCAGAATTAAACTTCATATGGAAGTCAAGTTAAATCAAAGGAAGTTGTTAATCAACTTCACTATCATTTCACTATCAAATCTGCTTCGCTTTCAAGCTTTCAAGCATGTCTAAACTGAGGTCCACCCGGCCAGGGTCAGACATTGTAGGATTTCCTACATTAGATCAGCTTTTCCTCGCATTGTTTCCCTGTCGCATTTCATATTTGTGTTTTCATGATTAACCTTGAGTTGCCCAGCCCGGGTGATATAACTTGCCCCACATGCCAATTCTTCTCGTGCTTTCCACTTATATGGGCACTGTGATAAGTACCCCTGAGTACCTCCCAACTCTCTCAAGCTGTCACACTGTTTTAGTCAAACATCACCTCTTCTATGGTCACAGCATTGGCACGCTCATTCTCTTCTGCAGTCTTCCTCTCTCGTAGCTCCGTCTCGTTGAGATCTTGCTCTCCCTCCCTTCTGTTTTCCCCTACTCTCTTTCCCTTTACTCCTCTCTTGATTCTCCCAGGCCGTTCTACCCTTGCTTTCTCTCGCCATTTCCCTTACCCTTTTCCAGGCTCAGTGCAGTAGAGTAGGTCAGGTCTGTAAACACAGTTAACGCCATGCTCAAGCAGCTAATTCCCAAAGAGATGCCAGTCCGCTCCATGCCCGCCTAAGATAATGAACAGGTagctgttgccatggcaacgcCTAGCTCTTCCTCCTTAGCTTGGTGAGGAGGAATAGAAAAAGCTGCAtcgagtggtggtggtgatggtgtgtgtgtgtgtggggggggggggcagtcagacagacagtgacGAAGAAGGTGGTTGAATgcaggagagaaggagggagaggctTTGTTTTCACCTCCTCTTTTCTTGGCATTTTCATGAATGAAGCAAACACACGTGTTGGGAGGTAATGAGGTTTCCTTGGGCATTTTCTGAGAAGCATATTCTGTGAGAGCTGAacgagtgcatttgtgtaaTGAATGTAGCAAGAGCAAGGCTTAATTAGCACATAATGTTCAATTCGCTATATCATTCTGACACTAGTGAACATACTAAAGCATTTCTCATGGCATTACCATCTGCACACACCATGTCTACGTCAGCCTGTTAACAGAAAAGTTTGAGTTGACTAAGCTAAGCTCAGTCTGTCTAGTATCTTTTCATTTCCTAAGATCTACCAGGCATCACCAGTTCACCAGGAGTCCTCCATCTCATGCTGGCCATTACTGCTTAGTAGCCCTAGAAGTGGATTCCTGTGCGAGATTCAGATCTGTTGCACATGCACCAGAAGTTACAGCTGTAGTTTCCAGAAGCTACATGACTGGAATATGTACATTGTGTAAGCTAGATGTTATACGTTCAGACCAAACACATTTTAGGATACTAAGGTCTGCTTTTCCAGACACAAATTAAGCCTAGAATCTGCAAAGAGATTCACCTCAGAGACCGTCAGTGGTAATGTATCTCAAACCTTATGATTCATTAAAGGCATAGTCTGTGTCTGGGAAACAGCCTCTAagattgttattttattttacacaccAAGATATTTTTTGACAAAAGTCTGTCCCTCAGACTGAGTAGTGGTATCTCATGTCTTGCCTCAGGCCAGAGCTTTGATAAGCACGCCAGCGAACTCCAGGCCCCCTTTAGAACTGAGACGGCGGTCAACCCAAAGACCGTCCGCCGCCCGAGGAGTGTGATCGCAGGCCCCGATGTCACGCTGCACTGCCAAGGTGACGAACAGGAAGTTAGAAAACAAGTTTTGATAGGGACTGAGAGAATGAGGATGTTACCAGTAAACGACAGGTCATTGGCCCATGATGTGTCTTTCCTTGTTACTACAAAATAATTGTTTTGGGATCATTGGGAGACAGTATTTGACTTCACTATGGGACATTTCTACATAAAAACTGCATGCTCCTATTTATAATCAAAATGTTTGTCCTTGTTTGTTCTTTGTTTTAAGGTTAatctgctttctctctcccctcaggTGATGGCAAGATTCTTGCTGTTGATTTGATACAAGGTGCCTGTTCTCCTGACTCCTCCCAGCCCAGATCTCTGGAGCCCACCACAGAGAACACAGGAGGGCAACACGTACCCTTACGGAAAACCCAGAGTGACTTAGAGCATAGCGTCCCTTCATCCCCCAAGACCCTCTCAGGCATGATGGATCACGCCACTCTTATGTGCCCTAGCCCTTCCTGGAATGGCCCAAAGGGTTCCACCTTCTCTCCTGCCTGGAATGATTCTTACAACTATGCCCTGGCCCCAAATTCTGTCCCCAAGCAGCCTTTGTCTAAACCTGGGACGTTAGCACCAGGCAGTGGTGGAGGTGGCCTCATATGTCCTTCCCACACTAGCTCCGGTCTGTCCATGAGTTCTGGGTCACACTCTAGCTCCTTCACCTCCATTTCAGAACCTTCTGGACCCAGGGCATACACAGTCACACATTCCATTGCTATTACAGGAAAGAGAAATGAGACACAGAGTACAGCAGTCAGTCCAGGAGGCAACAacaagaacgagagagagaagaggtcaGCACGTGCCAATGCTTTTAAGTTCCGAGAGCGCTCCCTTTCAACACCAACCGATTCTGGTTCTCTCTGCTCAACAGACAACATTTGCTGTCCAGGTGACCCAGTGCCTATGGTGCGAGAAGGTGAGAGCTATGCCCTGCTCTACCCGAGCAACAGCTCTGAGGACAGCACCAGCACTGACAATGTATCTGTGGCAACAGGGTCAGACTTCTTCCCAGAGGGTCGACTGAGATCACGATCACGAAGCATCTCACTGAAGAAGTCCAAAAAGAAGCCACCACCTCCAGTTCGCAGTGTGTCCTTAATGAAGAACTTGTCACAGTCTGGTGGGATTGGATCTCACCATGGAGAAGGGCACTTTAGAGGTGGTAGGCCCAAGAGCCTCTTCATTCCTCGAGATCATGATCTTCAGGATTCATTCCAACCGGAGTTTCTCATGGCATCTAAGCCGGAGGAGGAGACTCACAGCAGTTTGGAGACAGCCTCTGATACCTCTCAGCCTCCTGACAGAGAAACAGACCTGGCCTTCCCTCCTCATTGGCAACTGAATGAGTGGAAGTCTAACAATGACCCATATCGCTCATTATCTGGCTCTAGCACAGCCACAGGTACTACAGTGATAGAGTGCATTAAGGTGCGTGGAAGCTCAGAGTCTCTGAATTCGCCGGCAACCTCTCGAGCCACTTCCCCTTCCCAGCTTTCTATTGAAGCTGAGACTAAGGTCTCTCCATTCAAACCTCCATGTCTGATGTCCCCATCCAGTGGCTACTCGAGTCAGTCTGAAACCCCCACCCCAACTATTACAAGCTCTGTTATAAGTGGACCCGCCCCAACAGCATGCAAGATGCGTCCAAAGATTCCAGAGAGAAAGTCCTCGCTTCCAGCTACTTCCCCAAAAGACAAATCTCGGTCTCGTCTGTCCTTTGAGCTCCCTGTAAATTCCCAAATAGACTTGTCTTCTGTCAAACCCAAACCTAAAGCTTGCCGGAGACACTCAGACACATCCACAGCCAGCAAACCAGGAAAACTGAGTCCTAGTCAGTCATCACAACCCATGGTTACTACAACAGACCTACGAAACATCAGGCTTCGTTCGGTGAGTCGCTCAGAACTTGAGGACAGTCCTGATGGCTCCTCTGACATCATAGAGGAGGAACAAGGACGTGATCTCAGTCCTCCCGTCACCCCTTCTAGCTCTAAACCACCCAAGCCACCAGTCGCAGTaaagccaccactgcctaaaCGACCCATGAACTTGACTCTGAAGTCTCCCTCATCTTCCCCTCATGCCCAGGAATCTCCACCGGCCTCCCCAGTGGACCGGCCCATGCCTGTAGGTAACATTTACATGGTAGTAAGGAAGCCCAAGCCCAAAAGGCCAGCTCAGTCACCCATTAGTCCATCTGCAGTGACACCTCAAGACCAGCTGCCCAGCTATCCACCTCCTCTCCCTGAGCTTGATCTAGAACATGGGATCCCAATTGAAGAAGATTTTACCATTCCTAGTAGCCCAGAGAAGGAGGATAAAAGCAAGACCCTGCCTAGTCGAATTACAATCTCTTGCTTAGCTGAGTTGGACAAGAAGAAACCCAAGGTGCCTCCACCAGTGCCCAAAAAACCAAATGTCCTTCTGTTACCGTCCACTACCGTCCAAGCCAATGGGAGTACAGAGAAACAGACTCTCCTACACGAAAGTGGCTCTCAGTCACCCGTGGGTCCACCACCATCTGAAACTGAAGAGGCAACTTACAAAGAGGTGGACCAAGAAACCCCGACTTACCAGGAGGTCTATGGGAGCCCTGAGAGCAACCTACATCTTGAAATTCAAGAAGACCTGGAGACTCTTGGAAATCATAATGTGACAAAAGAAGAAGCTTCTAAGGATGCTGGATCTATCCATGATGTTAATGTTTCAGCTGAGGCTGCAGGTGAGGAGACAGGTATGTTCTAAATTCTTTTGTACTTGAAGCACTTGGTCAAAGTATTGCTAATCATTGCCTTAGACTATTCATTGGCTATGGGttaaagaaaatgcagaaattgACATCTCAGTGGGAGGGAAGTTCATCTTACCTGTTATATGACGTACAAACAATTCTTTGTTGAAGATTGCATAGTCACATTACAGAAAGCTGCCGCTTGCCTTGTCCTTGAAACACATTATAGTAATGCCTCTTGAATAGTAACCTAAAGGAACTTCACGCACATCAAAAAATGTGTTTGTCAGGTCCAGAAGAATTTGGACAGTCTGTTGGATGTTTTATAATTTTGCCTCTGTAGACCACATCAGTTGTTTAGAATTAAAGTTGTAATTaaagtgtagactttcagctttaaaatacatattttaatacataaaatattgcATGAACTATGTAGGATGTTTTACATTGTCTTTTTACATGGTCATGGGCAATTAATTGGAAATTCATCAAACTGACATTCAGTTCTGTTAGTACATTCCTCACTGTGTGCGTTtatgtactgtccccttaaaacCATATTACTGTATGTGTAGTAACGAGACCTGTCCAGTCTGTGGCTTGGATACAACATAGAGAAGAATTCAAATACTGAGCCACCTGTGCAAATTCCAGCAGCTTATATGTTATTATCATTCATTTATCGTAatcaaggtaaaatgttcaGTTAATTGTGATACTCGAGATAATCCAGCACTACATAataatccctttattttcacaAGCTTTCAACAGTAAATGGGCAACTGACTGATACACAGTTTTATGGCCAGGTGTGGACTGTTCTCTATTTAATG
This portion of the Salminus brasiliensis chromosome 9, fSalBra1.hap2, whole genome shotgun sequence genome encodes:
- the nhsl2 gene encoding NHS-like protein 2 isoform X1, whose protein sequence is MLSHSLSPSLFHTHTGSHARTQTRSRKQTPSPASALQACTRGAGLSFTHLCTRTYAHTHTRTSPVTRCQFAGLQAWDEVMFWDRKHGAMGNSQRRAKGRHKTKGATATTNLDSESKRTAHFQSSWQQHVNVFGSWSRPECVQELHQEAQLNLQSLLQDFEEQLYDNRVTGQTFRHPSSQSSDDTSTTLCLSPSSLNNKKPEFVFLPASKQVCEDEGTSVGIRAQDPAACGSDRALLGWNSSVGPPVAEKPRWHLTGRHTPAHLVPIDITGQSFDKHASELQAPFRTETAVNPKTVRRPRSVIAGPDVTLHCQGDGKILAVDLIQGACSPDSSQPRSLEPTTENTGGQHVPLRKTQSDLEHSVPSSPKTLSGMMDHATLMCPSPSWNGPKGSTFSPAWNDSYNYALAPNSVPKQPLSKPGTLAPGSGGGGLICPSHTSSGLSMSSGSHSSSFTSISEPSGPRAYTVTHSIAITGKRNETQSTAVSPGGNNKNEREKRSARANAFKFRERSLSTPTDSGSLCSTDNICCPGDPVPMVREGESYALLYPSNSSEDSTSTDNVSVATGSDFFPEGRLRSRSRSISLKKSKKKPPPPVRSVSLMKNLSQSGGIGSHHGEGHFRGGRPKSLFIPRDHDLQDSFQPEFLMASKPEEETHSSLETASDTSQPPDRETDLAFPPHWQLNEWKSNNDPYRSLSGSSTATGTTVIECIKVRGSSESLNSPATSRATSPSQLSIEAETKVSPFKPPCLMSPSSGYSSQSETPTPTITSSVISGPAPTACKMRPKIPERKSSLPATSPKDKSRSRLSFELPVNSQIDLSSVKPKPKACRRHSDTSTASKPGKLSPSQSSQPMVTTTDLRNIRLRSVSRSELEDSPDGSSDIIEEEQGRDLSPPVTPSSSKPPKPPVAVKPPLPKRPMNLTLKSPSSSPHAQESPPASPVDRPMPVGNIYMVVRKPKPKRPAQSPISPSAVTPQDQLPSYPPPLPELDLEHGIPIEEDFTIPSSPEKEDKSKTLPSRITISCLAELDKKKPKVPPPVPKKPNVLLLPSTTVQANGSTEKQTLLHESGSQSPVGPPPSETEEATYKEVDQETPTYQEVYGSPESNLHLEIQEDLETLGNHNVTKEEASKDAGSIHDVNVSAEAAGEETEAALDNSGASDKTELHITEETDDDVFVHTPTTHTTEDLFTIIHRSKRKVLGRKEPVDSFGSRQSLVSPVKSSGSDIRTLTLGSTPRSSSRNENFMALLQKKSSKSSSGTRVSAMELLKSTNPLARRVTEFSQMDPDGAGTDPSKVAPPDQ
- the nhsl2 gene encoding NHS-like protein 2 isoform X4, producing MLSHSLSPSLFHTHTGSHARTQTRSRKQTPSPASALQACTRGAGLSFTHLCTRTYAHTHTRTSPVTRCQFAGLQAWDEVMFWDRKHGAMGNSQRRAKGRHKTKGATATTNLDSESKRTAHFQSSWQQHVNVFGSWSRPECVQELHQEAQLNLQSLLQDFEEQLYDNRVTGQTFRHPSSQSSDDTSTTLCLSPSSLNNKKPEFVFLPASKQVCEDEGTSVGIRAQDPAACGSDRALLGWNSSVGPPVAEKPRWHLTGRHTPAHLVPIDITGDGKILAVDLIQGACSPDSSQPRSLEPTTENTGGQHVPLRKTQSDLEHSVPSSPKTLSGMMDHATLMCPSPSWNGPKGSTFSPAWNDSYNYALAPNSVPKQPLSKPGTLAPGSGGGGLICPSHTSSGLSMSSGSHSSSFTSISEPSGPRAYTVTHSIAITGKRNETQSTAVSPGGNNKNEREKRSARANAFKFRERSLSTPTDSGSLCSTDNICCPGDPVPMVREGESYALLYPSNSSEDSTSTDNVSVATGSDFFPEGRLRSRSRSISLKKSKKKPPPPVRSVSLMKNLSQSGGIGSHHGEGHFRGGRPKSLFIPRDHDLQDSFQPEFLMASKPEEETHSSLETASDTSQPPDRETDLAFPPHWQLNEWKSNNDPYRSLSGSSTATGTTVIECIKVRGSSESLNSPATSRATSPSQLSIEAETKVSPFKPPCLMSPSSGYSSQSETPTPTITSSVISGPAPTACKMRPKIPERKSSLPATSPKDKSRSRLSFELPVNSQIDLSSVKPKPKACRRHSDTSTASKPGKLSPSQSSQPMVTTTDLRNIRLRSVSRSELEDSPDGSSDIIEEEQGRDLSPPVTPSSSKPPKPPVAVKPPLPKRPMNLTLKSPSSSPHAQESPPASPVDRPMPVGNIYMVVRKPKPKRPAQSPISPSAVTPQDQLPSYPPPLPELDLEHGIPIEEDFTIPSSPEKEDKSKTLPSRITISCLAELDKKKPKVPPPVPKKPNVLLLPSTTVQANGSTEKQTLLHESGSQSPVGPPPSETEEATYKEVDQETPTYQEVYGSPESNLHLEIQEDLETLGNHNVTKEEASKDAGSIHDVNVSAEAAGEETEAALDNSGASDKTELHITEETDDDVFVHTPTTHTTEDLFTIIHRSKRKVLGRKEPVDSFGSRQSLVSPVKSSGSDIRTLTLGSTPRSSSRNENFMALLQKKSSKSSSGTRVSAMELLKSTNPLARRVTEFSQMDPDGAGTDPSKVAPPDQ
- the nhsl2 gene encoding NHS-like protein 2 isoform X2, with translation MLSHSLSPSLFHTHTGSHARTQTRSRKQTPSPASALQACTRGAGLSFTHLCTRTYAHTHTRTSPVTRCQFAGLQAWDEVMFWDRKHGAMGNSQRRAKGRHKTKGATATTNLDSESKRTAHFQSSWQQHVNVFGSWSRPECVQELHQEAQLNLQSLLQDFEEQLYDNRVTGQTFRHPSSQSSDDTSTTLCLSPSSLNNKKPEFVFLPASKQVCEDEGTSVGIRAQDPAACGSDRALLGWNSSVGPPVAEKPRWHLTGRHTPAHLVPIDITGQSFDKHASELQAPFRTETAVNPKTVRRPRSVIAGPDVTLHCQGDGKILAVDLIQGACSPDSSQPRSLEPTTENTGGQHVPLRKTQSDLEHSVPSSPKTLSGMMDHATLMCPSPSWNGPKGSTFSPAWNDSYNYALAPNSVPKQPLSKPGTLAPGSGGGGLICPSHTSSGLSMSSGSHSSSFTSISEPSGPRAYTVTHSIAITGKRNETQSTAVSPGGNNKNEREKRSARANAFKFRERSLSTPTDSGSLCSTDNICCPGDPVPMVREGESYALLYPSNSSEDSTSTDNVSVATGSDFFPEGRLRSRSRSISLKKSKKKPPPPVRSVSLMKNLSQSGGIGSHHGEGHFRGGRPKSLFIPRDHDLQDSFQPEFLMASKPEEETHSSLETASDTSQPPDRETDLAFPPHWQLNEWKSNNDPYRSLSGSSTATGTTVIECIKVRGSSESLNSPATSRATSPSQLSIEAETKVSPFKPPCLMSPSSGYSSQSETPTPTITSSVISGPAPTACKMRPKIPERKSSLPATSPKDKSRSRLSFELPVNSQIDLSSVKPKPKACRRHSDTSTASKPGKLSPSQSSQPMVTTTDLRNIRLRSVSRSELEDSPDGSSDIIEEEQGRDLSPPVTPSSSKPPKPPVAVKPPLPKRPMNLTLKSPSSSPHAQESPPASPVDRPMPVGNIYMVVRKPKPKRPAQSPISPSAVTPQDQLPSYPPPLPELDLEHGIPIEEDFTIPSSPEKEDKSKTLPSRITISCLAELDKKKPKVPPPVPKKPNVLLLPSTTVQANGSTEKQTLLHESGSQSPVGPPPSETEEATYKEVDQETPTYQEVYGSPESNLHLEIQEDLETLGNHNVTKEEASKDAGSIHDVNVSAEAAEAALDNSGASDKTELHITEETDDDVFVHTPTTHTTEDLFTIIHRSKRKVLGRKEPVDSFGSRQSLVSPVKSSGSDIRTLTLGSTPRSSSRNENFMALLQKKSSKSSSGTRVSAMELLKSTNPLARRVTEFSQMDPDGAGTDPSKVAPPDQ
- the nhsl2 gene encoding NHS-like protein 2 isoform X3, which gives rise to MPFCKRAIAPKDVCKSAAKARGAIFSDLVDVCGFTLCSVLRQLADLSRLSVSILEELEGELASICHRSGTLESKVISLQRHISVLASKPPLKTTTNLDSESKRTAHFQSSWQQHVNVFGSWSRPECVQELHQEAQLNLQSLLQDFEEQLYDNRVTGQTFRHPSSQSSDDTSTTLCLSPSSLNNKKPEFVFLPASKQVCEDEGTSVGIRAQDPAACGSDRALLGWNSSVGPPVAEKPRWHLTGRHTPAHLVPIDITGQSFDKHASELQAPFRTETAVNPKTVRRPRSVIAGPDVTLHCQGDGKILAVDLIQGACSPDSSQPRSLEPTTENTGGQHVPLRKTQSDLEHSVPSSPKTLSGMMDHATLMCPSPSWNGPKGSTFSPAWNDSYNYALAPNSVPKQPLSKPGTLAPGSGGGGLICPSHTSSGLSMSSGSHSSSFTSISEPSGPRAYTVTHSIAITGKRNETQSTAVSPGGNNKNEREKRSARANAFKFRERSLSTPTDSGSLCSTDNICCPGDPVPMVREGESYALLYPSNSSEDSTSTDNVSVATGSDFFPEGRLRSRSRSISLKKSKKKPPPPVRSVSLMKNLSQSGGIGSHHGEGHFRGGRPKSLFIPRDHDLQDSFQPEFLMASKPEEETHSSLETASDTSQPPDRETDLAFPPHWQLNEWKSNNDPYRSLSGSSTATGTTVIECIKVRGSSESLNSPATSRATSPSQLSIEAETKVSPFKPPCLMSPSSGYSSQSETPTPTITSSVISGPAPTACKMRPKIPERKSSLPATSPKDKSRSRLSFELPVNSQIDLSSVKPKPKACRRHSDTSTASKPGKLSPSQSSQPMVTTTDLRNIRLRSVSRSELEDSPDGSSDIIEEEQGRDLSPPVTPSSSKPPKPPVAVKPPLPKRPMNLTLKSPSSSPHAQESPPASPVDRPMPVGNIYMVVRKPKPKRPAQSPISPSAVTPQDQLPSYPPPLPELDLEHGIPIEEDFTIPSSPEKEDKSKTLPSRITISCLAELDKKKPKVPPPVPKKPNVLLLPSTTVQANGSTEKQTLLHESGSQSPVGPPPSETEEATYKEVDQETPTYQEVYGSPESNLHLEIQEDLETLGNHNVTKEEASKDAGSIHDVNVSAEAAGEETEAALDNSGASDKTELHITEETDDDVFVHTPTTHTTEDLFTIIHRSKRKVLGRKEPVDSFGSRQSLVSPVKSSGSDIRTLTLGSTPRSSSRNENFMALLQKKSSKSSSGTRVSAMELLKSTNPLARRVTEFSQMDPDGAGTDPSKVAPPDQ